Proteins found in one Acidimicrobiales bacterium genomic segment:
- a CDS encoding amidase: MVDELWTRAANELAAMIAGGETSSREVVDAHLARIDEVNGDLNAVVRVLADGARAGADAADAAVAAGGPLGPFHGVPFTIKENLDCTCSPTTQGVPAFAEAVPTVDSPVVERMKAAGAIPLARTNLPELGLRISTNNPLHGLTRNPWTPDLTAGGSSGGEAASLASGMSPFGLGNDLGGSLRNPAYCCGITSLKTSFGRLPGAGCLPPADTQPLSFQLMGVEGPMARHVADLRLGLEVMAGRHPRDPRSVTVPFDGAPTARRAAILTEVPGGPIHPAVADGVRKAADAMEAAGWELVEATPPEMEQCQEVWARMLSCDMPAMVGAATEIMSEGALGLLNDLIGRFPPDEVPAILVHTEYHRLATAWAGFFDANPVLVAPTWTRTPFAHDADVSEGGIDLMLDVMRCITPVNLLGIPAAAVPVGVADGIPQGVQVIADRYREDLCLDAAADIEAALGTITPIDPVTG; encoded by the coding sequence ATGGTTGACGAACTGTGGACTCGGGCAGCGAACGAGTTGGCGGCGATGATCGCCGGCGGCGAGACCTCCAGCCGGGAGGTGGTCGACGCCCACCTTGCCCGGATCGACGAGGTGAACGGAGACCTCAACGCGGTCGTTCGCGTGCTGGCCGACGGTGCCCGGGCCGGCGCAGACGCCGCCGATGCTGCTGTGGCGGCCGGCGGACCCCTGGGGCCCTTCCACGGCGTGCCGTTCACCATCAAGGAGAACCTGGACTGCACCTGCTCGCCCACCACCCAGGGCGTGCCGGCCTTCGCCGAAGCGGTGCCGACGGTCGACTCCCCGGTGGTCGAGCGCATGAAGGCCGCCGGAGCGATCCCGCTGGCACGCACGAACCTGCCCGAGTTGGGGCTGCGGATCAGCACGAACAACCCACTCCACGGCCTCACCCGCAACCCCTGGACGCCCGACCTCACCGCCGGTGGTTCGAGCGGTGGCGAGGCCGCGTCGCTGGCGTCCGGCATGTCGCCGTTCGGACTCGGCAACGACCTGGGCGGCTCGCTTCGCAACCCTGCCTACTGCTGTGGCATCACGTCGCTGAAGACCTCCTTCGGCCGCCTTCCGGGCGCCGGCTGCCTCCCACCTGCCGACACCCAACCGCTGTCATTCCAGCTGATGGGCGTCGAGGGCCCGATGGCCCGACACGTAGCGGACCTGAGGCTCGGGTTGGAGGTGATGGCGGGCCGACACCCCCGTGATCCGCGCTCTGTGACCGTGCCGTTCGACGGTGCACCAACGGCCAGGCGAGCCGCGATCCTCACCGAGGTTCCGGGCGGTCCGATCCACCCCGCCGTCGCCGACGGTGTCAGGAAGGCGGCTGATGCCATGGAGGCCGCCGGCTGGGAGCTGGTCGAGGCGACGCCACCCGAGATGGAGCAGTGCCAGGAGGTCTGGGCCCGGATGCTCAGCTGCGACATGCCAGCCATGGTCGGCGCCGCCACCGAGATCATGAGCGAGGGCGCCCTGGGGCTGCTAAATGACCTCATCGGGCGCTTCCCACCCGACGAGGTACCGGCCATCCTCGTGCACACCGAGTACCACCGCCTCGCAACCGCATGGGCCGGGTTCTTCGACGCCAACCCTGTTCTCGTGGCGCCGACGTGGACCCGAACGCCGTTCGCCCACGATGCCGACGTCTCCGAGGGTGGAATCGACCTGATGCTCGACGTGATGCGCTGCATCACCCCCGTGAACCTGCTGGGAATCCCCGCCGCGGCGGTCCCGGTGGGGGTGGCCGACGGCATTCCCCAGGGGGTGCAGGTCATAGCCGACCGCTACAGGGAGGACCTATGCCTGGATGCTGCAGCCGACATCGAGGCGGCACTCGGCACCATCACGCCGATCGACCCGGTCACAGGCTGA
- a CDS encoding alpha/beta fold hydrolase — protein sequence MAKVRANGITIEVEETGDPADPPILLIMGLNAQLTVWPEGFCRGLADRGHRVVRFDNRDVGLSSWLDDHPPVDPIEALFTVLGGGTVEAPYSLADMADDAVGVLDALGLGSAHVVGASLGGMIGQHVVTRHPDRVRTFTSIMSMPRFIPMEIDVAMSLQPPDVDPTDREAIVAAGVEAARLITGTGFPFDEAYARREALANLDRAWHPDGGVRQVVAALADGDRRPALGAVTVPTLVVHGTDDPLVLPQGGQETADAIPDAELVWIEGMGHELPEGAWPQILDPICALIARVEAARTGHGQEPAVPPRTVAG from the coding sequence ATGGCGAAGGTCCGGGCCAACGGGATCACCATCGAGGTCGAGGAGACGGGCGATCCGGCCGATCCCCCGATCCTCCTGATCATGGGGCTGAACGCCCAGTTGACTGTGTGGCCCGAGGGGTTCTGCCGTGGGCTGGCCGACCGGGGCCACCGGGTGGTCCGCTTCGACAACCGGGACGTCGGGCTCAGCTCCTGGCTGGACGACCATCCGCCTGTCGATCCGATCGAAGCCCTCTTCACCGTCCTCGGCGGTGGGACCGTCGAGGCGCCCTACTCGTTGGCCGACATGGCCGACGACGCCGTCGGCGTTCTCGACGCCCTGGGCCTCGGATCGGCACATGTAGTCGGGGCGTCTCTAGGCGGCATGATCGGACAGCACGTCGTCACACGACACCCCGATCGGGTCAGGACGTTCACATCGATCATGTCCATGCCCCGGTTCATCCCCATGGAGATCGATGTGGCGATGTCCCTGCAGCCCCCGGACGTGGACCCGACCGATCGCGAGGCCATAGTCGCGGCGGGGGTCGAAGCGGCCCGGCTCATAACGGGCACGGGCTTCCCCTTCGACGAGGCGTACGCGCGGCGGGAGGCGCTGGCCAACCTGGATCGGGCCTGGCATCCGGACGGAGGCGTAAGGCAGGTGGTTGCGGCCCTGGCCGATGGCGACCGCCGGCCAGCGCTCGGAGCGGTCACCGTGCCGACGCTGGTGGTCCACGGCACCGACGATCCGCTGGTCCTACCCCAGGGTGGTCAGGAGACCGCCGACGCGATTCCCGACGCAGAGTTGGTCTGGATCGAGGGCATGGGCCACGAGCTTCCCGAGGGCGCCTGGCCCCAGATCCTGGACCCGATATGTGCGCTCATCGCCCGTGTCGAGGCCGCCCGGACCGGTCACGGACAGGAACCGGCAGTGCCACCGAGGACGGTCGCCGGGTAG
- a CDS encoding amidase family protein, protein MDDVLWNRTGLELAAMIAGGEVSSREVVDAHLERIDAVNGRLNAAVLILADEARNAADAADRVISSGLPTGPLHGVPITVKDGLDLAGHPTTYGVEAFADGIAALDDPGIGRLKAAGAIPIAKTNLPEMGMRLATDNPLFGLTRNPWHPDRTAGGSSGGEASAIASGMSPMGMGTDLGGSVRNPAYCCGIAATKTSLGRLPVCGSSPNAAEPMVARQLMAVAGPMARSVADLEAMLRVTIGRHPRDPRTVDVAYDGAPVARRVAIPTDLPGGPVHADARQAIQRASDALVDAGWEVVDTLPPEVERCLEVWGHLLGHDFPATLASLDDAMSVDGSHLMRALVDFWPASGMPSHVAHAERFRLARLWAEFLADHPVVVLPTWYQPPFDHHEDLADDRDALRSLYDGVFTPIVPANLLGLPATQVPVGLGADGTPLGVQCLADRHREDLTLVAAAIVEAAFPPLTPIDPATG, encoded by the coding sequence GTGGACGACGTTCTCTGGAACCGGACCGGGCTGGAGTTGGCCGCCATGATCGCCGGGGGCGAGGTGTCCAGCCGGGAGGTGGTCGACGCCCACCTCGAGCGCATAGATGCCGTGAACGGCCGGCTGAACGCCGCCGTGCTGATCCTGGCCGACGAGGCGCGGAACGCCGCCGATGCCGCCGACCGGGTCATCTCCTCAGGGCTTCCCACGGGTCCGTTGCACGGGGTGCCCATCACGGTCAAGGACGGCCTGGACCTGGCCGGCCACCCCACCACCTATGGCGTCGAGGCCTTCGCCGACGGGATCGCCGCCCTCGACGACCCGGGCATCGGACGGCTGAAGGCCGCAGGGGCCATCCCCATCGCCAAGACCAACCTCCCGGAGATGGGGATGCGCCTCGCCACCGACAACCCCCTGTTCGGCCTGACCCGGAACCCGTGGCACCCGGACAGGACGGCCGGGGGCTCGTCGGGCGGCGAGGCCTCGGCCATCGCCTCGGGCATGTCCCCGATGGGGATGGGAACCGACCTCGGGGGTTCGGTCCGCAACCCCGCCTACTGCTGCGGCATCGCCGCCACCAAGACCTCTCTCGGTCGCCTTCCGGTATGCGGCTCGTCGCCGAATGCGGCCGAACCGATGGTGGCCCGCCAACTCATGGCGGTCGCCGGCCCGATGGCACGCAGCGTCGCCGACCTGGAGGCCATGCTCCGGGTGACCATCGGTCGCCACCCCAGGGACCCCCGGACGGTGGACGTGGCGTACGACGGAGCGCCGGTGGCGAGGCGGGTGGCGATCCCCACCGACCTGCCCGGCGGTCCGGTCCACGCGGATGCACGACAGGCGATCCAGCGGGCCTCCGACGCCCTGGTCGACGCCGGCTGGGAGGTGGTCGACACCTTGCCGCCAGAGGTGGAACGTTGCCTGGAGGTCTGGGGCCACCTGCTCGGCCACGACTTCCCGGCGACGCTGGCCAGCCTCGACGATGCCATGTCCGTTGACGGCAGCCACCTGATGCGGGCGTTGGTGGACTTCTGGCCTGCGTCCGGCATGCCGTCCCACGTCGCACACGCCGAGCGCTTCCGGCTGGCCAGGCTCTGGGCCGAGTTCCTCGCCGACCACCCGGTCGTGGTCCTTCCCACCTGGTACCAACCTCCCTTCGACCACCACGAAGACCTGGCCGACGACAGGGACGCCCTGCGATCGCTCTACGACGGTGTGTTCACCCCGATCGTCCCGGCCAACCTGCTGGGCCTCCCGGCCACCCAGGTCCCGGTCGGTCTGGGCGCTGACGGGACCCCGCTGGGAGTCCAGTGCCTCGCAGACCGCCATCGCGAGGACCTCACCCTGGTCGCAGCGGCGATCGTCGAGGCGGCATTCCCACCGCTCACCCCGATCGACCCGGCCACGGGCTGA
- a CDS encoding aldehyde dehydrogenase family protein: protein MSEHHLMIIGADRVDAEEATEVRSPYNGRVLGTVPVGTTDHLDAAIATAKATLAAGVMPTHERASILDRMADSLAAHHEEFAQSISAEAAKPISTARIEAARAVDTARFAAAVARTLGGELVTMDASSAGEGKTGFVKRVPIGVVGAISPFNFPLNLVCHKVAPAIAAGCPVVLKPASATPLTAIRLAEVLLDECGLPPGWLNVVTCPGRTAAHMVEHDDVAMITFTGSPPVGWNIRATAPRKKVSLELGNNSPIIIEPDVDVAVAAAKLKGAAFGFSGQTCISTQRIYVHDDIATAFTEAMAAEAATLTVGDPADPATDLSSLIDGDETDRVASWVDEATAAGATLVCGGTMVDGVLAPTILAGVTDDMKVSCIEVFGPVVGIATYTDFDDALARANASTYGLQAAVFTNDLARALRAAEVLEYGGVLINESPSWRADHMPYGGIRDSGNTREGPAYTVREMTEERLVVIQA, encoded by the coding sequence ATGAGCGAACACCACCTGATGATCATCGGCGCCGACCGGGTAGACGCCGAGGAAGCCACCGAGGTCCGATCCCCCTACAACGGACGGGTCCTGGGCACCGTGCCCGTCGGCACCACCGACCACCTGGACGCAGCCATCGCCACTGCGAAGGCCACGCTTGCCGCCGGGGTCATGCCCACCCACGAGCGGGCATCCATCCTGGACCGCATGGCCGACTCGCTCGCCGCCCACCACGAGGAGTTCGCCCAGAGCATCTCGGCCGAGGCGGCCAAGCCCATCTCGACGGCACGCATCGAGGCGGCCCGGGCCGTCGACACCGCCCGGTTCGCCGCCGCGGTGGCCCGCACCCTGGGCGGCGAGCTGGTGACCATGGACGCCAGCTCGGCGGGTGAAGGCAAGACGGGCTTCGTGAAGCGGGTGCCGATAGGCGTCGTCGGCGCCATCTCGCCCTTCAACTTCCCGTTGAACCTCGTCTGCCACAAGGTCGCCCCCGCGATCGCGGCCGGCTGCCCCGTCGTGTTGAAGCCGGCATCGGCCACCCCGCTGACGGCCATCCGCCTGGCCGAGGTCCTCCTGGACGAGTGCGGCCTTCCCCCCGGCTGGCTGAACGTCGTGACATGCCCCGGTCGGACCGCAGCCCACATGGTCGAACACGACGACGTGGCCATGATCACCTTCACCGGTTCACCACCCGTCGGCTGGAACATCCGGGCCACCGCACCCAGGAAGAAGGTGTCGCTGGAGCTCGGCAACAACTCGCCGATCATCATCGAGCCCGACGTGGACGTGGCCGTCGCCGCGGCCAAGTTGAAGGGCGCCGCCTTCGGCTTCTCAGGCCAGACGTGCATATCCACCCAGCGGATCTACGTGCACGATGACATTGCCACCGCATTCACCGAGGCCATGGCCGCCGAGGCGGCCACCCTGACGGTGGGCGACCCCGCCGACCCGGCGACCGACCTGTCGTCGCTCATAGACGGCGACGAGACCGACCGGGTGGCCTCCTGGGTGGACGAGGCCACGGCGGCCGGTGCCACCCTGGTCTGCGGCGGCACCATGGTCGACGGCGTGCTGGCCCCCACCATCCTCGCCGGAGTCACCGACGACATGAAGGTCAGCTGCATCGAGGTGTTCGGACCGGTTGTCGGCATCGCCACCTACACCGACTTCGATGACGCCCTGGCCCGTGCAAACGCCAGCACCTACGGCCTGCAGGCCGCGGTGTTCACCAACGACCTGGCCAGGGCCCTGCGGGCCGCCGAGGTCCTGGAGTACGGCGGGGTGCTGATCAACGAGTCGCCGTCGTGGCGTGCCGACCACATGCCGTACGGCGGCATCCGGGACTCGGGCAACACCCGGGAGGGGCCCGCCTACACGGTGCGCGAGATGACCGAGGAGCGCCTGGTAGTCATCCAGGCCTGA
- a CDS encoding aldehyde dehydrogenase family protein — protein sequence MGERPRVTVAGVPVSVDHYVGGRRVSSATTFEDRSPLDWSTLLAEVSAGDADVAGEAVTAAAAAFRGWAALGPAGRGPYLRRLADLIDERVPDIAAVECVDMAMRHESLRNRVIGRGARNFRAYADLAEQHEERSWSSNGTANRVQRLPAGPAVVITPWNAPFMLATWKVAPALAAGNPVVLKPAEWSPLSASLLADLADEAGLPPGVLNVVQGIGSDVGPPLTSDQRVRRLSFTGSPETARLIGAAAAANIVPFTAELGGKGALVVFADSDLEAAARTAAGQYDDSGQVCLAATRLLVEASVADEFLERFDTHVDAHVLGDAHDDATTITPMIHPEHLARVEAFVDRARAAGDTILRGGQRHAPDGLWYEPTLIAPASNDSEIVQHEVFGPVLTFQAFADEDEAVALANSTAYGLSATLFTGSADRAERVGSALRAGTTWVNCFLVRDLTAPFGGLGISGLGREGGDHALEFHADLKTLQIRDDTTT from the coding sequence ATGGGCGAGCGACCACGGGTCACCGTTGCCGGAGTGCCGGTGTCGGTCGACCACTACGTGGGCGGCCGCCGGGTGTCGTCGGCCACCACGTTCGAGGACCGCTCCCCGCTGGACTGGTCGACGCTGCTGGCCGAGGTCTCCGCAGGCGACGCGGACGTCGCCGGGGAGGCCGTCACCGCGGCCGCCGCCGCCTTCAGGGGCTGGGCGGCCCTCGGCCCGGCCGGTCGTGGTCCCTACCTGCGACGCCTAGCCGACCTGATCGACGAACGGGTGCCCGACATCGCCGCGGTCGAGTGCGTGGACATGGCTATGCGCCACGAGAGCCTCCGCAACCGGGTCATCGGACGCGGCGCCCGCAACTTCCGGGCCTATGCGGACCTGGCCGAACAGCACGAGGAGCGGTCCTGGTCTTCCAACGGCACGGCCAACCGGGTCCAGCGGCTCCCGGCCGGACCGGCGGTGGTCATCACCCCGTGGAACGCCCCGTTCATGCTGGCCACCTGGAAGGTGGCACCGGCGTTGGCCGCCGGCAACCCGGTCGTCCTCAAGCCCGCCGAGTGGTCACCGCTCTCGGCCAGCCTCCTGGCCGACCTGGCCGACGAGGCCGGCCTGCCGCCCGGCGTGCTCAACGTGGTGCAGGGCATCGGTTCCGACGTGGGCCCGCCCCTGACGTCTGACCAGAGGGTGCGGCGCCTCTCGTTCACCGGATCCCCGGAGACGGCACGCCTCATCGGGGCGGCTGCGGCGGCCAACATCGTGCCGTTCACCGCGGAGTTGGGCGGCAAGGGCGCCCTCGTCGTGTTCGCCGACAGCGATCTGGAGGCGGCTGCCCGCACCGCTGCCGGCCAGTACGACGACTCGGGGCAGGTCTGCCTGGCCGCCACCCGCCTGCTGGTCGAGGCATCGGTGGCCGACGAATTCCTGGAGCGGTTCGACACCCACGTCGACGCCCACGTGCTGGGCGACGCCCACGACGACGCGACCACCATCACGCCGATGATCCACCCCGAGCACCTTGCCCGGGTGGAGGCGTTCGTGGACCGTGCCCGTGCCGCCGGCGACACGATCCTGCGGGGCGGTCAACGGCATGCACCGGACGGACTCTGGTACGAGCCCACGCTCATCGCCCCGGCCTCCAACGACAGTGAGATCGTGCAGCACGAGGTGTTCGGACCGGTGCTCACCTTCCAGGCCTTTGCCGACGAGGATGAAGCTGTGGCCCTCGCCAACAGCACCGCCTACGGACTCTCGGCCACCCTCTTCACCGGGTCGGCCGACCGGGCCGAGCGGGTGGGTTCGGCGCTGCGGGCCGGCACCACCTGGGTGAACTGCTTCCTGGTGCGCGACCTCACCGCCCCGTTCGGAGGCCTCGGGATCAGTGGCCTGGGTCGGGAGGGCGGCGACCACGCCCTGGAGTTCCACGCCGACCTCAAGACCCTCCAGATCAGGGACGACACCACCACATGA
- a CDS encoding acyl-CoA/acyl-ACP dehydrogenase, producing MSDIWTPLRRELVGRMADLGPTIAARAERYDREASFPHENFADMREAGFLALCIPEQHGGLGADFVTYALVSEELGRHCGSTALTFNMHTATMLLTGQIADDLSMSDEDRVTHDRRRTAMWRGVVEDGHIHAQPFSEGRAPGETTGFATRAVPVDGGFRVSGRKIFASLSEAADLHNVTCMVEGEDVVRFLGVPAEAAGITIEGDWDPLGMRGTVSKNLLFEDVFVPADNEFLPPGCFDQMADRWPYFYMTLTFSYLGIQRAVLDFTSAYLRGAGGPDERREHPQKRHGWAEMRLAYERSQALTYRVLGEAGVDPTDEQVWRAWAATVTAMETAPEVASTAVRVCGGRSLLRPSALERMYRDARCGATMLPWSVEVCLGRLGRAGLYDD from the coding sequence ATGAGCGATATCTGGACGCCCCTTCGTCGCGAATTAGTCGGTCGTATGGCCGACCTGGGGCCGACCATCGCGGCGCGCGCCGAGCGCTACGACCGGGAGGCGTCGTTCCCCCACGAGAACTTCGCCGACATGCGCGAGGCGGGGTTCCTGGCCCTGTGCATCCCCGAGCAGCACGGTGGGCTGGGGGCCGACTTCGTGACCTACGCCCTGGTCTCCGAGGAACTGGGCCGGCACTGCGGCTCCACGGCGTTGACCTTCAACATGCACACGGCGACCATGCTCCTCACCGGCCAGATCGCCGACGACCTGTCCATGTCCGACGAGGACCGGGTCACCCACGACCGGCGCCGGACCGCCATGTGGCGGGGCGTCGTCGAGGACGGCCACATCCACGCACAGCCGTTCAGCGAGGGTCGGGCCCCGGGCGAGACGACCGGCTTCGCCACCCGGGCCGTGCCGGTGGACGGCGGCTTCCGGGTCTCTGGTCGCAAGATCTTCGCCTCGCTGTCCGAGGCCGCCGACCTGCACAACGTGACCTGCATGGTCGAGGGCGAGGACGTGGTGCGGTTCCTCGGCGTGCCCGCCGAAGCGGCGGGCATCACGATCGAGGGCGACTGGGACCCACTGGGGATGCGGGGCACCGTGTCGAAGAACCTGCTGTTCGAGGACGTGTTCGTGCCCGCCGACAACGAGTTCCTACCTCCGGGATGCTTTGACCAGATGGCCGACCGGTGGCCGTACTTCTACATGACGCTCACGTTCTCGTACCTGGGCATCCAACGGGCGGTCCTGGACTTCACCTCGGCCTATCTCCGCGGCGCCGGTGGGCCTGACGAGCGCCGCGAGCATCCGCAGAAGCGACACGGCTGGGCGGAGATGCGCCTCGCCTACGAGCGCTCGCAGGCGCTGACCTACCGGGTGCTGGGCGAGGCGGGGGTGGATCCGACCGACGAGCAGGTCTGGCGGGCGTGGGCGGCCACCGTGACGGCCATGGAGACGGCGCCGGAGGTGGCGTCGACCGCGGTGCGGGTCTGCGGTGGCCGGTCGCTGCTGCGGCCCAGTGCGCTGGAGCGGATGTACCGCGATGCCCGCTGCGGTGCCACGATGCTTCCGTGGAGCGTCGAGGTCTGCCTCGGCCGCCTCGGCCGAGCCGGGCTCTACGACGACTGA